Proteins co-encoded in one Methanobrevibacter gottschalkii DSM 11977 genomic window:
- a CDS encoding ABC transporter ATP-binding protein has protein sequence MSIYSKDEPEYNARLLDSEDNPMIGETLIFNFNNQTYEKITDEEGFASIDLKLDEGTYSIETIFKGEKDSNPITKTSTINVKTRNIDRKIMIEVKHLAMEFKISKDKIDTLKEYVIRTIKRTKKEHEKIRILDDISFNIYQGERVGILGFNGAGKSTLLRIIAGIYEPTEGEVIINGRIAPLLELSAGFDKNYTGKNNIFLNGALLSMEEDFIKEKYDEIVEFSELGEHINYPVKNYSKGMRAKLGFSIATLVNPEILIIDEILAVGDIKFRKKSSEKIKSMMKEGVTVLLVSHSISQIRNICDRCIWIENGHVYMEGPAKKVCDAYVKSAKKK, from the coding sequence ATGAGCATCTATTCAAAAGATGAACCAGAATACAATGCTAGATTGCTTGATAGTGAAGATAATCCAATGATTGGTGAAACACTAATATTCAATTTTAATAACCAGACATATGAAAAAATAACTGATGAAGAAGGATTTGCTAGCATAGATTTAAAATTAGATGAAGGAACATATTCAATTGAAACAATATTTAAAGGTGAAAAAGACTCAAATCCTATTACTAAAACATCAACAATAAATGTTAAAACCAGAAATATCGATCGGAAAATAATGATCGAAGTCAAACATCTTGCAATGGAATTTAAAATTTCAAAAGACAAGATAGATACATTAAAAGAATATGTTATTCGAACTATTAAAAGAACCAAAAAAGAACATGAGAAAATTAGAATATTAGATGACATTTCCTTTAACATTTACCAAGGAGAAAGAGTGGGCATATTAGGATTTAATGGTGCTGGAAAAAGTACTCTTTTAAGAATAATAGCAGGAATATATGAACCTACTGAAGGAGAAGTAATAATCAATGGGAGAATTGCACCATTACTTGAATTAAGTGCAGGATTTGATAAGAATTATACTGGAAAGAATAATATCTTTTTGAATGGTGCTCTTTTAAGCATGGAAGAAGACTTCATCAAAGAGAAATATGATGAAATAGTTGAATTTTCTGAACTTGGAGAACATATTAATTATCCAGTTAAGAATTATTCAAAAGGTATGAGGGCGAAATTAGGTTTTTCAATTGCTACTCTTGTAAATCCGGAAATTTTAATTATTGATGAGATTTTAGCTGTTGGAGACATTAAATTCAGAAAAAAAAGTTCTGAAAAAATTAAATCAATGATGAAAGAAGGTGTTACAGTACTTCTTGTATCCCATTCTATAAGTCAAATAAGAAACATTTGCGATAGATGCATTTGGATTGAAAATGGCCATGTTTACATGGAAGGTCCAGCTAAAAAGGTTTGTGATGCATATGTTAAAAGTGCTAAGAAGAAGTAG
- a CDS encoding CDP-glycerol:glycerophosphate glycerophosphotransferase encodes MDEIEFSVIIPTHNSELGIKKSIKSILNQTLNFENNIEIIIVDNNSEDKTQDICYDYISKYPKNISYIQLDTVNLHKSKNTAMKHAYGKFITFLKPHDYLSKDSLSHLLKFINTHENIDLAILPIFYYKNNRKERYINYKIKNNKKINLIEQPQYSQLIGLSTFFKKESIKNIEFLDTTNENITFFSEMLINNPYLGICSKGAYFAKNIEERIYPSDTTIYSTKEYEKFIKYNFNNLKNKCFNKFSKIPEFIQFSFINHLRWLLSIKKTEEKIDLKSLIDTISYINNDILLENRLLKQELTITTFLLKYNNDLSNDLMEKLDLNTLFIDIYDIIDNKIHILANIKNITTGDINILVNNKKIKFKKLTFPHKYAPSLGYNLLQDYSIECIIPIKTNEKFKLEFKQKDKLLHIDFSRPCNFSKSVGYAKTKHYLSILKDDHISIEKKTTLKWIKQELKSLKTMFKNHETGFIKAVPFRVAYMISYPFLRNKKIWFFMDRPDEADDNGLALFKYAVKQEDDISKYFILSSKNNDFNNIKKIGKVINYKSLKHRFLGMFVENIITSHPDNGIIYPFWGGYPFFAGLLRSSTMFLQHGVAKDDISYWANKANMNLSLFLTSTIQEYESILENHYNYDDYVVQLLGLPRFDNLKNQEEKRQILIMPSWRRDLNYKSKEYIKKNGFFKKFNSLINNKRLIETARENNYEIIFKPHPNVYKFIDLFDKNNYIEIDYGKTKYQELFNSGSLVITDYSSVAFDFAYLYKPVLYYHYDNDYHFNLEEGYFNYETMGFGEVVKKEDELVDLVIEYIKNDCKIKEKYSNRIKNTFKFNDKKNCKRTYDRIKEITLKD; translated from the coding sequence TTGGATGAAATTGAATTTTCAGTTATAATACCAACTCATAATTCAGAATTGGGAATAAAAAAATCAATCAAATCCATACTTAATCAAACACTAAACTTTGAGAATAATATTGAAATAATTATTGTGGACAACAATAGTGAAGATAAAACTCAAGACATTTGCTACGATTATATTTCCAAATACCCGAAGAACATATCTTATATCCAATTAGACACAGTTAATCTGCATAAATCAAAAAATACAGCAATGAAACATGCTTATGGGAAATTCATTACATTTTTAAAACCTCATGACTATTTATCAAAAGATTCATTATCACATCTTTTAAAATTTATCAACACTCATGAAAACATTGATTTAGCAATACTTCCGATTTTTTATTATAAAAATAACAGAAAAGAACGTTACATAAATTATAAAATTAAAAACAATAAAAAAATCAATTTAATAGAACAACCACAATATTCCCAATTAATTGGTTTATCCACATTCTTTAAAAAAGAGTCTATTAAAAACATTGAGTTTTTAGATACTACTAATGAAAATATTACTTTTTTCAGCGAAATGTTGATAAATAATCCTTATTTAGGTATTTGCAGCAAAGGAGCATATTTTGCAAAGAATATTGAAGAAAGAATTTATCCTTCAGACACTACCATTTATTCAACAAAAGAATATGAAAAATTTATCAAATATAATTTTAATAATCTGAAAAATAAATGTTTCAACAAATTTTCTAAAATACCCGAATTCATACAATTTAGCTTTATAAATCATTTAAGATGGTTATTATCTATAAAAAAAACAGAAGAAAAGATTGATTTGAAAAGTTTAATTGATACTATATCATATATAAACAATGATATTCTTTTAGAAAACAGATTACTTAAACAGGAACTAACGATTACCACTTTTTTATTAAAATACAACAATGACTTAAGCAATGATTTAATGGAAAAATTAGATTTGAATACACTTTTTATTGACATATATGATATTATCGACAATAAGATCCACATTTTAGCAAATATCAAAAATATCACAACAGGAGATATTAATATATTAGTCAATAACAAAAAGATTAAATTTAAAAAATTAACATTTCCTCACAAATATGCTCCTAGTTTAGGTTATAATCTATTACAAGATTATTCAATAGAATGTATTATTCCAATTAAAACAAATGAAAAATTCAAACTTGAATTTAAACAAAAAGACAAATTGTTACATATTGATTTTTCAAGACCTTGTAATTTCTCAAAAAGTGTCGGTTATGCAAAAACTAAACATTACTTAAGTATTTTAAAAGATGACCACATATCTATTGAGAAAAAAACAACATTAAAATGGATAAAACAAGAATTAAAAAGTTTAAAGACTATGTTTAAAAATCATGAAACTGGATTTATAAAAGCAGTTCCCTTTAGAGTAGCTTATATGATAAGTTATCCATTTTTAAGAAATAAAAAAATATGGTTTTTTATGGATCGCCCCGATGAAGCAGATGATAATGGATTAGCATTATTTAAATATGCTGTCAAACAAGAGGATGATATATCTAAATACTTTATTTTAAGCTCAAAAAATAATGATTTCAATAATATAAAAAAGATAGGGAAAGTTATTAACTATAAATCCCTCAAACATAGATTTTTAGGAATGTTTGTTGAAAATATTATCACATCACATCCTGACAATGGAATTATTTATCCATTTTGGGGAGGTTATCCATTTTTTGCAGGCCTTTTAAGATCAAGCACTATGTTTTTACAACATGGTGTTGCAAAGGACGATATTTCCTATTGGGCGAATAAAGCAAACATGAATTTATCTTTATTTTTAACATCGACTATTCAAGAGTATGAGTCAATATTAGAAAACCATTATAACTATGATGATTATGTTGTTCAATTGCTGGGGTTGCCCAGATTTGATAATCTTAAAAATCAAGAAGAAAAAAGACAAATCCTTATTATGCCTTCTTGGAGACGGGATTTGAATTATAAATCAAAAGAGTATATTAAAAAGAATGGATTTTTCAAAAAATTCAATTCATTAATAAATAATAAAAGATTAATAGAAACGGCACGTGAAAATAACTATGAGATAATCTTTAAACCACATCCCAATGTTTATAAATTCATTGATTTGTTTGATAAAAATAATTATATTGAAATTGATTATGGTAAAACAAAATATCAAGAATTATTCAATAGCGGATCTTTAGTAATTACAGATTACTCGTCTGTAGCCTTTGATTTTGCATATCTCTACAAACCAGTCCTATACTACCACTATGATAATGATTATCATTTTAATTTAGAAGAAGGATATTTTAATTATGAAACTATGGGATTTGGAGAAGTTGTTAAAAAAGAAGATGAATTGGTTGATTTGGTCATTGAATATATTAAAAATGATTGTAAAATCAAAGAAAAATATTCCAATAGAATTAAAAATACTTTCAAATTTAATGATAAAAAAAATTGTAAAAGAACATATGATAGAATTAAAGAGATTACATTAAAGGATTAA